In Musa acuminata AAA Group cultivar baxijiao chromosome BXJ2-8, Cavendish_Baxijiao_AAA, whole genome shotgun sequence, one genomic interval encodes:
- the LOC103974730 gene encoding SCAR-like protein 2 isoform X1, with protein MPLVRLEVRNEYGLGDPELFRGAVRKEDPKAILDGVAVAGLVGILRQLGDLAEFAADVFHDLHEQITATAGRGRKLMTRVRNIESALPSVEKAFKEQTSHIHFAYVAGSDWHAHIRVEQSLLLSSELPGFMMDSYEECRDPPRLFLLDKFDHAGTGACLKRYSDPSYFKRTWAASQMQRSETVRKEKKFHTIKRKGSRLRNGKVQHSVYMSQRDCRTTNSDGCTRFTSPSIDGQSLSAENISIADTKLNPEFSSRSTSFGSKTKESYVEQTSYFNPPVVPDELDYNEAPIPNLHSKDSSLCVSVLHDEPTADCLDDVSQHDSLQEQSIPRSSSVTWDEKIEIFKPTSPVSYDDILVDRVQDSEDIVRVEDLEPLQVNSIPENTEHAEIESLNEEDILFQSSKSPVALSDVNHFDEVTSETDNYVDAPNTLDSETETETECHTKREVESLSNFSSQGMESRTEMSQVIVVQNPDSSDVEAPNSSHSSLNQDATPNFLHLSSSDGSELVRSPYDTEFVQNQEHSVVNDFCESNALDISETKDHECECIDSSHSPKSGTSSSPTMMLAETTAEKSILRCSTFTDVSNAPSIQLWTNGGLFGVEPSKPPELGVLNTQSKNSISNSRNFASDFSSCTVKSQTLVNELDAKSDAKVMQNEPSSVDLSSEMKVDGEHSNLDSSIQGSSADDQCSARGYSAVQKSKGSPSFHHSEYDSGVKQDSHISAETTSQQEFEHNHESTCISSGARSSELCMTRNSAVSEAPLRANYSTGSRQDGPSQSSMGVSSSFSELAQRFLANTIQRKALLSTPLGNTSTEIRKPDGTSCVNDSKEASNGVVSQASHEQSTNEKVASISAKEPVSLTSRYSEQSSPPLEYMRISFHPMNGLENPKLKLEFSNGSLHDNSEDFAFPSFQLLQGPVDSLPDVCSDSDDDTFCRSCPYSSEDLLSPRSYSISEQWEQDERSEYIDHELNSVLDKFQSSVISISRSVEFEQSNDSNMNKPGGLEKFDTIVDNSKVPFQSGSTMELPGLDSVLSLRNQQERICYSSPEDLAKVEVQSKDEMPPPPPLPPVQWRTSKSSVTDVTDANTASNFNNLDGLQALRCAPSEKKEQHLPRSPFIVGATSPHCNEKQDQQKLNGPKRSTHCVSHKEVDTREDLLHQIRNKSFNLRRTVKSTPSDIPRPTTDATSGNVAAILKKASAIRQAFVSSDEGGDDDSWSDA; from the exons atgCCGCTGGTGCGGTTGGAGGTGAGGAACGAGTACGGGTTGGGAGATCCGGAGCTGTTTAGGGGCGCGGTCAGGAAGGAGGACCCGAAGGCGATCTTGGATGGCGTCGCCGTCGCCGGCCTCGTGGGGATCTTGCGGCAGCTGGGCGATCTCGCCGA ATTTGCTGCAGATGTTTTCCATGACCTGCATGAACAAATaacagctacagctggaagagggCGTAAATTGATGACTCGAGTAAGGAACATAGAATCAGCACTTCCATCTGTTGAGAAGGCCTTTAAAGAACAAACAAGCCACATACATTTTGCATATGTAGCAG GTTCCGACTGGCACGCTCACATTCGAGTTGAGCAAAGCCTCCTCCTTTCCAGTGAATTGCCTGGCTTCATGATGGATTCATATGAGGAATGCCGTGATCCACCTCGTTTGTTCCTGCTTGACAA ATTTGACCATGCTGGCACTGGTGCTTGTCTAAAGAGGTATTCAGATCCATCCTATTTCAAGAGGACATGGGCTGCATCACAAATGCAAAGATCTGAAACTGttcgaaaagagaagaaatttcatACAATCAAG AGGAaaggatcaagacttagaaatggAAAAGTTCAACATTCAGTCTACATGTCCCAGCGTGATTGCAG AACTACGAATTCTGATGGCTGCACAAGATTCACATCCCCAAGCATCGATGGGCAAAGCTTATCTGCTGAGAATATATCTATAGCTGATACGAAGTTAAACCCTGAATTTTCAAGTAGATCTACATCTTTTGGTTCAAAGACTAAGGAAAGCTATGTTGAACAAACCTCATATTTTAATCCTCCAGTTGTACCAGATGAGCTAGACTATAATGAAGCACCTATTCCTAATTTGCATAGCAAAGACAGTAGTCTGTGTGTTTCTGTTCTACATGATGAGCCAACTGCAGATTGTCTGGATGATGTCTCTCAGCATGATTCGCTGCAAGAACAAAGTATTCCCAGATCATCTTCTGTTACATGGGATGAGAAAATTGAAATATTTAAGCCTACAAGTCCAGTTTCATATGATGACATTCTTGTTGATAGAGTTCAAGATTCAGAGGATATTGTTAGGGTTGAAGATCTAGAGCCTCTGCAAGTGAACTCCATACCAGAAAATACTGAACATGCTGAAATTGAATCATTAAATGAAGAAGACATCTTATTTCAGTCTAGTAAAAGTCCAGTAGCATTATCTGATGTCAATCACTTTGATGAAGTTACCAGTGAGACAGATAACTATGTGGATGCACCGAACACATTGGATTCTGAGACAGAGACAGAAACTGAGTGTCACACCAAAAGAGAAGTGGAGTCATTGTCTAACTTCAGCTCACAAGGAATGGAATCTAGAACAGAAATGAGTCAAGTCATAGTTGTACAAAATCCAGATTCCTCTGATGTTGAAGCACCAAATTCATCACATAGTTCCCTGAATCAAGATGCGACCCCAAATTTTTTGCATTTGAGCTCTTCAGATGGCTCAGAACTTGTGCGATCACCATATGACACAGAATTTGTGCAAAACCAAGAACATTCTGTTGTAAATGACTTTTGTGAAAGCAATGCTCTTGATATCTCTGAAACAAAAGATCATGAATGTGAGTGTATTGACAGTAGTCACTCTCCTAAATCAGGCACTTCCAGTTCTCCGACAATGATGCTAGCTGAAACCACCGCTGAGAAATCTATATTGAGATGTTCTACTTTTACTGATGTGTCAAATGCTCCTTCCATCCAGCTTTGGACAAATGGCGGTCTTTTTGGAGTTGAACCTTCAAAACCACCAGAGCTTGGAGTATTGAATACGCAAAGTAAGAACTCTATATCTAATTCTAGAAACTTTGCATCTGATTTTTCAAGTTGCACGGTGAAGTCTCAGACACTTGTTAATGAACTGGATGCCAAATCGGATGCAAAAGTTATGCAAAATGAACCTTCATCAGTAGATTTGAGCTCTGAAATGAAGGTGGATGGAGAACATTCTAATTTAGATTCCTCAATTCAAGGCAGTTCAGCTGATGACCAATGTTCTGCAAGGGGATATAGTGCTGTTCAAAAATCCAAGGGTTCTCCATCCTTCCATCACAGTGAATATGACAGTGGTGTCAAACAGGACTCACATATATCTGCTGAAACTACTTCACAGCAGGAGTTTGAACATAATCATGAAAGTACTTGTATTAGTAGTGGTGCTCGCTCCAGTGAACTTTGCATGACAAGAAATAGTGCCGTTAGTGAAGCTCCTTTAAGAGCTAATTATAGTACTGGATCAAGACAAGATGGGCCTAGTCAAAGCTCAATGGGAGTCTCATCCAGTTTTTCTGAGCTTGCCCAAAGGTTTCTTGCAAATACCATCCAAAGAAAAGCATTACTTTCCACACCTTTAGGAAATACAAGCACTGAAATAAGGAAACCAGATGGGACTTCCTGTGTAAATGATAGTAAAGAAGCATCAAATGGAGTTGTATCCCAGGCATCCCATGAACAAAGTACCAACGAAAAGGTTGCTAGTATATCAGCAAAAGAGCCAGTCTCTTTGACTTCACGTTACTCTGAGCAATCTTCTCCACCACTTGAATATATGAGAATTTCTTTTCATCCTATGAATGGCCTAGAAAATCCTAAATTGAAGCTGGAATTTTCTAATGGCAGTCTCCACGACAATAGTGAAGATTTTGCCTTTCCATCATTTCAATTGCTTCAGGGCCCTGTTGATTCTTTGCCAGATGTTTGCTCTGACTCAGATGATGACACCTTCTGTAGATCTTGTCCATATTCTTCGGAGGATCTTCTCAGTCCTCGCTCGTATTCAATCTCAGAACAGTGGGAACAAGATGAAAGAAGTGAATATATAGACCATGAGTTAAATAGTGTTTTGGACAAGTTTCAATCCTCAGTTATATCCATCTCTAGATCTGTGGAATTTGAGCAATCGAATGACTCCAACATGAACAAACCAGGTGGATTGGAGAAATTTGATACTATTGTTGACAACAGCAAAGTTCCTTTTCAATCTGGATCTACCATGGAGCTTCCTGGTCTTGATTCTGTTTTATCTTTAAGAAACCAACAAGAAAGAATATGCTATTCTTCACCAGAAGATCTAGCGAAAGTTGAAGTACAATCAAAAGATGAGATGCCGCCACCACCACCTCTGCCCCCTGTGCAATGGAGAACATCTAAGTCATCAGTTACAGATGTTACTGATGCTAATACTGCCAGCAATTTCAATAATTTGGATGGTTTACAAGCACTAAGATGTGCTCCTTCTGAGAAAAAGGAGCAACATTTACCAAGATCTCCGTTTATCGTTGGAGCAACTTCACCGCATTGCAATGAGAAA CAAGATCAGCAGAAATTGAATGGGCCGAAAAGGTCAACTCATTGTGTTAGTCACAAAGAAGTGGACACAAGGGAGGACTTGCTTCACCAGATCAGGAATAAG TCATTTAATCTGCGGCGAACTGTGAAATCGACACCAAGTGACATTCCACGGCCGACAACCGATGCtaccagtggtaacgttgctgcgATCTTGAAGAAGGCGAGCGCTATTCGCCAG GCATTTGTGAGCAGTGATGAGGGTGGTGATGATGACAGCTGGAGTGATGCTTGA
- the LOC103974730 gene encoding SCAR-like protein 2 isoform X2, translating into MASPSPASWGSCGSWAISPNVFHDLHEQITATAGRGRKLMTRVRNIESALPSVEKAFKEQTSHIHFAYVAGSDWHAHIRVEQSLLLSSELPGFMMDSYEECRDPPRLFLLDKFDHAGTGACLKRYSDPSYFKRTWAASQMQRSETVRKEKKFHTIKRKGSRLRNGKVQHSVYMSQRDCRTTNSDGCTRFTSPSIDGQSLSAENISIADTKLNPEFSSRSTSFGSKTKESYVEQTSYFNPPVVPDELDYNEAPIPNLHSKDSSLCVSVLHDEPTADCLDDVSQHDSLQEQSIPRSSSVTWDEKIEIFKPTSPVSYDDILVDRVQDSEDIVRVEDLEPLQVNSIPENTEHAEIESLNEEDILFQSSKSPVALSDVNHFDEVTSETDNYVDAPNTLDSETETETECHTKREVESLSNFSSQGMESRTEMSQVIVVQNPDSSDVEAPNSSHSSLNQDATPNFLHLSSSDGSELVRSPYDTEFVQNQEHSVVNDFCESNALDISETKDHECECIDSSHSPKSGTSSSPTMMLAETTAEKSILRCSTFTDVSNAPSIQLWTNGGLFGVEPSKPPELGVLNTQSKNSISNSRNFASDFSSCTVKSQTLVNELDAKSDAKVMQNEPSSVDLSSEMKVDGEHSNLDSSIQGSSADDQCSARGYSAVQKSKGSPSFHHSEYDSGVKQDSHISAETTSQQEFEHNHESTCISSGARSSELCMTRNSAVSEAPLRANYSTGSRQDGPSQSSMGVSSSFSELAQRFLANTIQRKALLSTPLGNTSTEIRKPDGTSCVNDSKEASNGVVSQASHEQSTNEKVASISAKEPVSLTSRYSEQSSPPLEYMRISFHPMNGLENPKLKLEFSNGSLHDNSEDFAFPSFQLLQGPVDSLPDVCSDSDDDTFCRSCPYSSEDLLSPRSYSISEQWEQDERSEYIDHELNSVLDKFQSSVISISRSVEFEQSNDSNMNKPGGLEKFDTIVDNSKVPFQSGSTMELPGLDSVLSLRNQQERICYSSPEDLAKVEVQSKDEMPPPPPLPPVQWRTSKSSVTDVTDANTASNFNNLDGLQALRCAPSEKKEQHLPRSPFIVGATSPHCNEKQDQQKLNGPKRSTHCVSHKEVDTREDLLHQIRNKSFNLRRTVKSTPSDIPRPTTDATSGNVAAILKKASAIRQAFVSSDEGGDDDSWSDA; encoded by the exons ATGGCGTCGCCGTCGCCGGCCTCGTGGGGATCTTGCGGCAGCTGGGCGATCTCGCCGA ATGTTTTCCATGACCTGCATGAACAAATaacagctacagctggaagagggCGTAAATTGATGACTCGAGTAAGGAACATAGAATCAGCACTTCCATCTGTTGAGAAGGCCTTTAAAGAACAAACAAGCCACATACATTTTGCATATGTAGCAG GTTCCGACTGGCACGCTCACATTCGAGTTGAGCAAAGCCTCCTCCTTTCCAGTGAATTGCCTGGCTTCATGATGGATTCATATGAGGAATGCCGTGATCCACCTCGTTTGTTCCTGCTTGACAA ATTTGACCATGCTGGCACTGGTGCTTGTCTAAAGAGGTATTCAGATCCATCCTATTTCAAGAGGACATGGGCTGCATCACAAATGCAAAGATCTGAAACTGttcgaaaagagaagaaatttcatACAATCAAG AGGAaaggatcaagacttagaaatggAAAAGTTCAACATTCAGTCTACATGTCCCAGCGTGATTGCAG AACTACGAATTCTGATGGCTGCACAAGATTCACATCCCCAAGCATCGATGGGCAAAGCTTATCTGCTGAGAATATATCTATAGCTGATACGAAGTTAAACCCTGAATTTTCAAGTAGATCTACATCTTTTGGTTCAAAGACTAAGGAAAGCTATGTTGAACAAACCTCATATTTTAATCCTCCAGTTGTACCAGATGAGCTAGACTATAATGAAGCACCTATTCCTAATTTGCATAGCAAAGACAGTAGTCTGTGTGTTTCTGTTCTACATGATGAGCCAACTGCAGATTGTCTGGATGATGTCTCTCAGCATGATTCGCTGCAAGAACAAAGTATTCCCAGATCATCTTCTGTTACATGGGATGAGAAAATTGAAATATTTAAGCCTACAAGTCCAGTTTCATATGATGACATTCTTGTTGATAGAGTTCAAGATTCAGAGGATATTGTTAGGGTTGAAGATCTAGAGCCTCTGCAAGTGAACTCCATACCAGAAAATACTGAACATGCTGAAATTGAATCATTAAATGAAGAAGACATCTTATTTCAGTCTAGTAAAAGTCCAGTAGCATTATCTGATGTCAATCACTTTGATGAAGTTACCAGTGAGACAGATAACTATGTGGATGCACCGAACACATTGGATTCTGAGACAGAGACAGAAACTGAGTGTCACACCAAAAGAGAAGTGGAGTCATTGTCTAACTTCAGCTCACAAGGAATGGAATCTAGAACAGAAATGAGTCAAGTCATAGTTGTACAAAATCCAGATTCCTCTGATGTTGAAGCACCAAATTCATCACATAGTTCCCTGAATCAAGATGCGACCCCAAATTTTTTGCATTTGAGCTCTTCAGATGGCTCAGAACTTGTGCGATCACCATATGACACAGAATTTGTGCAAAACCAAGAACATTCTGTTGTAAATGACTTTTGTGAAAGCAATGCTCTTGATATCTCTGAAACAAAAGATCATGAATGTGAGTGTATTGACAGTAGTCACTCTCCTAAATCAGGCACTTCCAGTTCTCCGACAATGATGCTAGCTGAAACCACCGCTGAGAAATCTATATTGAGATGTTCTACTTTTACTGATGTGTCAAATGCTCCTTCCATCCAGCTTTGGACAAATGGCGGTCTTTTTGGAGTTGAACCTTCAAAACCACCAGAGCTTGGAGTATTGAATACGCAAAGTAAGAACTCTATATCTAATTCTAGAAACTTTGCATCTGATTTTTCAAGTTGCACGGTGAAGTCTCAGACACTTGTTAATGAACTGGATGCCAAATCGGATGCAAAAGTTATGCAAAATGAACCTTCATCAGTAGATTTGAGCTCTGAAATGAAGGTGGATGGAGAACATTCTAATTTAGATTCCTCAATTCAAGGCAGTTCAGCTGATGACCAATGTTCTGCAAGGGGATATAGTGCTGTTCAAAAATCCAAGGGTTCTCCATCCTTCCATCACAGTGAATATGACAGTGGTGTCAAACAGGACTCACATATATCTGCTGAAACTACTTCACAGCAGGAGTTTGAACATAATCATGAAAGTACTTGTATTAGTAGTGGTGCTCGCTCCAGTGAACTTTGCATGACAAGAAATAGTGCCGTTAGTGAAGCTCCTTTAAGAGCTAATTATAGTACTGGATCAAGACAAGATGGGCCTAGTCAAAGCTCAATGGGAGTCTCATCCAGTTTTTCTGAGCTTGCCCAAAGGTTTCTTGCAAATACCATCCAAAGAAAAGCATTACTTTCCACACCTTTAGGAAATACAAGCACTGAAATAAGGAAACCAGATGGGACTTCCTGTGTAAATGATAGTAAAGAAGCATCAAATGGAGTTGTATCCCAGGCATCCCATGAACAAAGTACCAACGAAAAGGTTGCTAGTATATCAGCAAAAGAGCCAGTCTCTTTGACTTCACGTTACTCTGAGCAATCTTCTCCACCACTTGAATATATGAGAATTTCTTTTCATCCTATGAATGGCCTAGAAAATCCTAAATTGAAGCTGGAATTTTCTAATGGCAGTCTCCACGACAATAGTGAAGATTTTGCCTTTCCATCATTTCAATTGCTTCAGGGCCCTGTTGATTCTTTGCCAGATGTTTGCTCTGACTCAGATGATGACACCTTCTGTAGATCTTGTCCATATTCTTCGGAGGATCTTCTCAGTCCTCGCTCGTATTCAATCTCAGAACAGTGGGAACAAGATGAAAGAAGTGAATATATAGACCATGAGTTAAATAGTGTTTTGGACAAGTTTCAATCCTCAGTTATATCCATCTCTAGATCTGTGGAATTTGAGCAATCGAATGACTCCAACATGAACAAACCAGGTGGATTGGAGAAATTTGATACTATTGTTGACAACAGCAAAGTTCCTTTTCAATCTGGATCTACCATGGAGCTTCCTGGTCTTGATTCTGTTTTATCTTTAAGAAACCAACAAGAAAGAATATGCTATTCTTCACCAGAAGATCTAGCGAAAGTTGAAGTACAATCAAAAGATGAGATGCCGCCACCACCACCTCTGCCCCCTGTGCAATGGAGAACATCTAAGTCATCAGTTACAGATGTTACTGATGCTAATACTGCCAGCAATTTCAATAATTTGGATGGTTTACAAGCACTAAGATGTGCTCCTTCTGAGAAAAAGGAGCAACATTTACCAAGATCTCCGTTTATCGTTGGAGCAACTTCACCGCATTGCAATGAGAAA CAAGATCAGCAGAAATTGAATGGGCCGAAAAGGTCAACTCATTGTGTTAGTCACAAAGAAGTGGACACAAGGGAGGACTTGCTTCACCAGATCAGGAATAAG TCATTTAATCTGCGGCGAACTGTGAAATCGACACCAAGTGACATTCCACGGCCGACAACCGATGCtaccagtggtaacgttgctgcgATCTTGAAGAAGGCGAGCGCTATTCGCCAG GCATTTGTGAGCAGTGATGAGGGTGGTGATGATGACAGCTGGAGTGATGCTTGA
- the LOC103974730 gene encoding SCAR-like protein 2 isoform X3 produces MASPSPASWGSCGSWAISPTTAGRGRKLMTRVRNIESALPSVEKAFKEQTSHIHFAYVAGSDWHAHIRVEQSLLLSSELPGFMMDSYEECRDPPRLFLLDKFDHAGTGACLKRYSDPSYFKRTWAASQMQRSETVRKEKKFHTIKRKGSRLRNGKVQHSVYMSQRDCRTTNSDGCTRFTSPSIDGQSLSAENISIADTKLNPEFSSRSTSFGSKTKESYVEQTSYFNPPVVPDELDYNEAPIPNLHSKDSSLCVSVLHDEPTADCLDDVSQHDSLQEQSIPRSSSVTWDEKIEIFKPTSPVSYDDILVDRVQDSEDIVRVEDLEPLQVNSIPENTEHAEIESLNEEDILFQSSKSPVALSDVNHFDEVTSETDNYVDAPNTLDSETETETECHTKREVESLSNFSSQGMESRTEMSQVIVVQNPDSSDVEAPNSSHSSLNQDATPNFLHLSSSDGSELVRSPYDTEFVQNQEHSVVNDFCESNALDISETKDHECECIDSSHSPKSGTSSSPTMMLAETTAEKSILRCSTFTDVSNAPSIQLWTNGGLFGVEPSKPPELGVLNTQSKNSISNSRNFASDFSSCTVKSQTLVNELDAKSDAKVMQNEPSSVDLSSEMKVDGEHSNLDSSIQGSSADDQCSARGYSAVQKSKGSPSFHHSEYDSGVKQDSHISAETTSQQEFEHNHESTCISSGARSSELCMTRNSAVSEAPLRANYSTGSRQDGPSQSSMGVSSSFSELAQRFLANTIQRKALLSTPLGNTSTEIRKPDGTSCVNDSKEASNGVVSQASHEQSTNEKVASISAKEPVSLTSRYSEQSSPPLEYMRISFHPMNGLENPKLKLEFSNGSLHDNSEDFAFPSFQLLQGPVDSLPDVCSDSDDDTFCRSCPYSSEDLLSPRSYSISEQWEQDERSEYIDHELNSVLDKFQSSVISISRSVEFEQSNDSNMNKPGGLEKFDTIVDNSKVPFQSGSTMELPGLDSVLSLRNQQERICYSSPEDLAKVEVQSKDEMPPPPPLPPVQWRTSKSSVTDVTDANTASNFNNLDGLQALRCAPSEKKEQHLPRSPFIVGATSPHCNEKQDQQKLNGPKRSTHCVSHKEVDTREDLLHQIRNKSFNLRRTVKSTPSDIPRPTTDATSGNVAAILKKASAIRQAFVSSDEGGDDDSWSDA; encoded by the exons ATGGCGTCGCCGTCGCCGGCCTCGTGGGGATCTTGCGGCAGCTGGGCGATCTCGCCGA ctacagctggaagagggCGTAAATTGATGACTCGAGTAAGGAACATAGAATCAGCACTTCCATCTGTTGAGAAGGCCTTTAAAGAACAAACAAGCCACATACATTTTGCATATGTAGCAG GTTCCGACTGGCACGCTCACATTCGAGTTGAGCAAAGCCTCCTCCTTTCCAGTGAATTGCCTGGCTTCATGATGGATTCATATGAGGAATGCCGTGATCCACCTCGTTTGTTCCTGCTTGACAA ATTTGACCATGCTGGCACTGGTGCTTGTCTAAAGAGGTATTCAGATCCATCCTATTTCAAGAGGACATGGGCTGCATCACAAATGCAAAGATCTGAAACTGttcgaaaagagaagaaatttcatACAATCAAG AGGAaaggatcaagacttagaaatggAAAAGTTCAACATTCAGTCTACATGTCCCAGCGTGATTGCAG AACTACGAATTCTGATGGCTGCACAAGATTCACATCCCCAAGCATCGATGGGCAAAGCTTATCTGCTGAGAATATATCTATAGCTGATACGAAGTTAAACCCTGAATTTTCAAGTAGATCTACATCTTTTGGTTCAAAGACTAAGGAAAGCTATGTTGAACAAACCTCATATTTTAATCCTCCAGTTGTACCAGATGAGCTAGACTATAATGAAGCACCTATTCCTAATTTGCATAGCAAAGACAGTAGTCTGTGTGTTTCTGTTCTACATGATGAGCCAACTGCAGATTGTCTGGATGATGTCTCTCAGCATGATTCGCTGCAAGAACAAAGTATTCCCAGATCATCTTCTGTTACATGGGATGAGAAAATTGAAATATTTAAGCCTACAAGTCCAGTTTCATATGATGACATTCTTGTTGATAGAGTTCAAGATTCAGAGGATATTGTTAGGGTTGAAGATCTAGAGCCTCTGCAAGTGAACTCCATACCAGAAAATACTGAACATGCTGAAATTGAATCATTAAATGAAGAAGACATCTTATTTCAGTCTAGTAAAAGTCCAGTAGCATTATCTGATGTCAATCACTTTGATGAAGTTACCAGTGAGACAGATAACTATGTGGATGCACCGAACACATTGGATTCTGAGACAGAGACAGAAACTGAGTGTCACACCAAAAGAGAAGTGGAGTCATTGTCTAACTTCAGCTCACAAGGAATGGAATCTAGAACAGAAATGAGTCAAGTCATAGTTGTACAAAATCCAGATTCCTCTGATGTTGAAGCACCAAATTCATCACATAGTTCCCTGAATCAAGATGCGACCCCAAATTTTTTGCATTTGAGCTCTTCAGATGGCTCAGAACTTGTGCGATCACCATATGACACAGAATTTGTGCAAAACCAAGAACATTCTGTTGTAAATGACTTTTGTGAAAGCAATGCTCTTGATATCTCTGAAACAAAAGATCATGAATGTGAGTGTATTGACAGTAGTCACTCTCCTAAATCAGGCACTTCCAGTTCTCCGACAATGATGCTAGCTGAAACCACCGCTGAGAAATCTATATTGAGATGTTCTACTTTTACTGATGTGTCAAATGCTCCTTCCATCCAGCTTTGGACAAATGGCGGTCTTTTTGGAGTTGAACCTTCAAAACCACCAGAGCTTGGAGTATTGAATACGCAAAGTAAGAACTCTATATCTAATTCTAGAAACTTTGCATCTGATTTTTCAAGTTGCACGGTGAAGTCTCAGACACTTGTTAATGAACTGGATGCCAAATCGGATGCAAAAGTTATGCAAAATGAACCTTCATCAGTAGATTTGAGCTCTGAAATGAAGGTGGATGGAGAACATTCTAATTTAGATTCCTCAATTCAAGGCAGTTCAGCTGATGACCAATGTTCTGCAAGGGGATATAGTGCTGTTCAAAAATCCAAGGGTTCTCCATCCTTCCATCACAGTGAATATGACAGTGGTGTCAAACAGGACTCACATATATCTGCTGAAACTACTTCACAGCAGGAGTTTGAACATAATCATGAAAGTACTTGTATTAGTAGTGGTGCTCGCTCCAGTGAACTTTGCATGACAAGAAATAGTGCCGTTAGTGAAGCTCCTTTAAGAGCTAATTATAGTACTGGATCAAGACAAGATGGGCCTAGTCAAAGCTCAATGGGAGTCTCATCCAGTTTTTCTGAGCTTGCCCAAAGGTTTCTTGCAAATACCATCCAAAGAAAAGCATTACTTTCCACACCTTTAGGAAATACAAGCACTGAAATAAGGAAACCAGATGGGACTTCCTGTGTAAATGATAGTAAAGAAGCATCAAATGGAGTTGTATCCCAGGCATCCCATGAACAAAGTACCAACGAAAAGGTTGCTAGTATATCAGCAAAAGAGCCAGTCTCTTTGACTTCACGTTACTCTGAGCAATCTTCTCCACCACTTGAATATATGAGAATTTCTTTTCATCCTATGAATGGCCTAGAAAATCCTAAATTGAAGCTGGAATTTTCTAATGGCAGTCTCCACGACAATAGTGAAGATTTTGCCTTTCCATCATTTCAATTGCTTCAGGGCCCTGTTGATTCTTTGCCAGATGTTTGCTCTGACTCAGATGATGACACCTTCTGTAGATCTTGTCCATATTCTTCGGAGGATCTTCTCAGTCCTCGCTCGTATTCAATCTCAGAACAGTGGGAACAAGATGAAAGAAGTGAATATATAGACCATGAGTTAAATAGTGTTTTGGACAAGTTTCAATCCTCAGTTATATCCATCTCTAGATCTGTGGAATTTGAGCAATCGAATGACTCCAACATGAACAAACCAGGTGGATTGGAGAAATTTGATACTATTGTTGACAACAGCAAAGTTCCTTTTCAATCTGGATCTACCATGGAGCTTCCTGGTCTTGATTCTGTTTTATCTTTAAGAAACCAACAAGAAAGAATATGCTATTCTTCACCAGAAGATCTAGCGAAAGTTGAAGTACAATCAAAAGATGAGATGCCGCCACCACCACCTCTGCCCCCTGTGCAATGGAGAACATCTAAGTCATCAGTTACAGATGTTACTGATGCTAATACTGCCAGCAATTTCAATAATTTGGATGGTTTACAAGCACTAAGATGTGCTCCTTCTGAGAAAAAGGAGCAACATTTACCAAGATCTCCGTTTATCGTTGGAGCAACTTCACCGCATTGCAATGAGAAA CAAGATCAGCAGAAATTGAATGGGCCGAAAAGGTCAACTCATTGTGTTAGTCACAAAGAAGTGGACACAAGGGAGGACTTGCTTCACCAGATCAGGAATAAG TCATTTAATCTGCGGCGAACTGTGAAATCGACACCAAGTGACATTCCACGGCCGACAACCGATGCtaccagtggtaacgttgctgcgATCTTGAAGAAGGCGAGCGCTATTCGCCAG GCATTTGTGAGCAGTGATGAGGGTGGTGATGATGACAGCTGGAGTGATGCTTGA